In Scyliorhinus torazame isolate Kashiwa2021f chromosome 9, sScyTor2.1, whole genome shotgun sequence, a single window of DNA contains:
- the LOC140429555 gene encoding growth arrest-specific protein 1-like, which translates to MASLAGLIRIGGHLLFCLLLLLSNSRVLARWICWQAILQCQVEPDCNFAYDQYMEACRSVLSLETRRCPSHCLSALIHLNHTQNGPMLENCDCVHDELCKRTKRAIEPCLPRTRNRDGVMGCTEARLQCETEPQCNNAMRRYLQNCGKLFNGIKCTDQCREVIESMLVIPKALLLKECVCDGADRPICEAIKDNMARLCFFGPEHSSGSSGSDMESDEYWDYVDDPKDNVISYDDENRDTYRYAPSARASSSVPVPNVLTLMASILLLLIARL; encoded by the coding sequence ATGGCAAGTCTCGCTGGCTTGATCCGAATCGGGGGCCACCTTCTCTTCTGTTTACTGCTCCTTTTGAGCAATTCTCGAGTGCTGGCCCGGTGGATCTGCTGGCAAGCCATCTTGCAGTGCCAGGTCGAGCCCGATTGCAACTTTGCGTACGACCAGTACATGGAGGCTTGCAGATCCGTCTTAAGCCTGGAGACCAGACGGTGTCCCAGCCACTGCCTCTCAGCTCTCATCCACCTCAACCACACGCAGAACGGGCCCATGCTGGAGAACTGCGATTGCGTCCACGACGAGCTGTGCAAAAGGACCAAACGTGCCATCGAGCCCTGCTTGCCGAGGACCCGCAACCGGGACGGGGTGATGGGCTGCACCGAAGCCCGCCTGCAGTGTGAGACGGAGCCCCAGTGCAACAACGCCATGCGCCGCTACCTCCAGAACTGCGGCAAACTTTTCAACGGCATCAAATGCACGGATCAGTGCCGGGAGGTGATCGAGAGCATGCTGGTCATCCCCAAAGCCTTGCTCCTTAAGGAATGTGTCTGCGACGGAGCTGATCGACCCATCTGCGAGGCGATTAAGGACAACATGGCCAGACTCTGCTTCTTTGGACCTGAACATAGCTCTGGCAGCAGCGGCTCGGACATGGAGTCGGATGAGTACTGGGACTATGTTGACGACCCAAAAGACAACGTTATCAGTTATGATGATGAGAATAGAGACACATACAGGTACGCTCCAAGCGCCAGAGCCTCCTCCAGCGTCCCAGTGCCTAATGTTTTGACTTTGATGGCATCCATTTTACTATTACTAATCGCCCGGTTATAA